The following are encoded in a window of Kitasatospora fiedleri genomic DNA:
- a CDS encoding MFS transporter: MTVVPTATDRGESGAAPPSRFGPKHRWTVLGLGVAAQASFSASFAGIPVTGTTMRADYHLTTGQLGFVLGATLLGVAVSEIFWGLLTDRFGDRKILLTGLLSTGAVLALMAVFVVPGGGSVPAIGLLAAGLLLVGLLGGSVNGSSGRAVMIWFRDGERGFAMSIRQTAIPAGGAIGAALLPWLASSYGFRPVYGVLALFCFVTAAATWRWLHSPEDLPAAGGAAARAAAPQDTRSPLVRWDCWRLALASALLTMPQIAVLSFAGVFLHDAKHAGLFAASATILTAQIGGAAIRVWSGRYTDRNKNRRSYVRAVGVIAGVLMAGAAVLAHAPTFWTAAALAIGGMVANAWHGVAYTEIAAMAGAERAGTALGLENTTAFTGAFVTPMLIPLLLGVSSWTVVWIAVAVASLLAAPLAPGKSVGRPLATA; this comes from the coding sequence GTGACCGTCGTCCCTACGGCTACCGACCGAGGGGAATCCGGCGCCGCACCGCCGTCCCGCTTCGGCCCCAAGCACCGCTGGACCGTGCTCGGCCTCGGCGTCGCCGCCCAGGCCAGCTTCTCCGCCAGCTTCGCGGGCATCCCGGTCACCGGCACCACCATGCGGGCGGACTACCACCTGACCACCGGCCAGCTCGGCTTCGTCCTCGGCGCCACCCTGCTCGGCGTCGCGGTCTCCGAGATCTTCTGGGGCCTGCTGACCGACCGGTTCGGCGACCGGAAGATCCTGCTGACCGGCCTGCTCTCCACCGGTGCCGTGCTGGCCCTGATGGCGGTCTTCGTGGTGCCCGGCGGCGGCTCGGTCCCGGCCATCGGGCTGCTCGCGGCCGGCCTGCTGCTGGTCGGCCTGCTCGGCGGCAGCGTCAACGGCTCCTCCGGCCGCGCCGTGATGATCTGGTTCCGCGACGGCGAACGCGGCTTCGCGATGAGCATCCGGCAGACCGCGATCCCGGCCGGCGGCGCGATCGGCGCCGCGCTGCTGCCCTGGCTCGCCTCCTCCTACGGCTTCCGTCCGGTCTACGGCGTGCTCGCGCTGTTCTGCTTCGTCACCGCCGCCGCCACCTGGCGCTGGCTGCACTCCCCCGAGGACCTCCCGGCCGCCGGGGGCGCCGCAGCCCGGGCCGCCGCCCCGCAGGACACCCGCTCGCCGCTGGTCCGCTGGGACTGCTGGCGGCTCGCCCTGGCCAGCGCGCTGCTGACGATGCCGCAGATCGCCGTGCTCTCCTTCGCGGGCGTCTTCCTGCACGACGCCAAGCACGCGGGCCTGTTCGCCGCCAGCGCGACCATCCTGACCGCGCAGATCGGCGGCGCGGCCATCCGGGTCTGGAGCGGCCGCTACACCGACCGGAACAAGAACCGGCGCAGCTACGTCCGGGCGGTCGGCGTGATCGCCGGCGTCCTGATGGCCGGTGCGGCCGTCCTCGCCCACGCCCCGACCTTCTGGACCGCCGCCGCCCTCGCCATCGGCGGCATGGTCGCCAACGCCTGGCACGGCGTCGCCTACACCGAGATCGCCGCCATGGCCGGGGCCGAACGCGCGGGCACCGCGCTGGGCCTGGAGAACACCACCGCGTTCACCGGCGCCTTCGTCACCCCGATGCTCATCCCGCTGCTGCTCGGGGTGTCCTCCTGGACGGTGGTCTGGATCGCCGTCGCGGTCGCCTCGCTGCTGGCGGCGCCGCTGGCCCCCGGCAAGTCGGTCGGCCGCCCGCTCGCCACGGCCTGA
- a CDS encoding alpha-ketoacid dehydrogenase subunit beta yields MSLAKALNEALRTSLEDDPKVLIQGEDVGRLGGVFRITDGLQKDFGEDRVTDSPLAESGIVGTSIGLALRGFRPVVEIQFDGFVFPAFNQIVTQLAKMHARSLGKVKLPVVVRMPYGGGIGAIEHHSESPEAYFMHTAGLKVVSPSNASDGYWMLRQAIESDDPVIFLEPKRRYWDKSEVDLSAPALPLHRAHVVREGGDLTVVAYGPMVKLALEAAEVAAEEGRSLEVVDLRSLSPIDFDTVQASVEKTGRLIVVHEAPVFTGPGAEVAARIQERCFYSLESPILRVGGYHAPYPPARVEEEYLPNIDRVLLAVDRSLSY; encoded by the coding sequence CTGTCACTGGCCAAGGCCCTCAACGAGGCGCTGCGCACGTCGCTGGAGGACGACCCCAAGGTCCTCATCCAGGGCGAGGACGTCGGCCGGCTCGGCGGCGTCTTCCGGATCACCGACGGCCTGCAGAAGGACTTCGGCGAGGACCGGGTCACCGACTCGCCGCTCGCCGAGTCCGGCATCGTCGGCACCTCGATCGGCCTGGCCCTGCGCGGGTTCCGCCCGGTCGTCGAGATCCAGTTCGACGGCTTCGTCTTCCCGGCGTTCAACCAGATCGTCACCCAGCTCGCCAAGATGCACGCCCGCTCGCTGGGCAAGGTGAAGCTGCCGGTGGTGGTGCGGATGCCCTACGGCGGCGGCATCGGCGCGATCGAGCACCACAGCGAGTCCCCCGAGGCGTACTTCATGCACACCGCGGGCCTCAAGGTGGTCTCGCCGTCCAACGCCTCGGACGGGTACTGGATGCTCCGCCAGGCGATCGAGAGCGACGACCCGGTCATCTTCCTGGAGCCGAAGCGGCGCTACTGGGACAAGTCCGAGGTGGACCTCTCGGCGCCCGCGCTGCCGCTGCACCGGGCGCACGTGGTCCGGGAGGGCGGCGACCTGACCGTCGTCGCCTACGGCCCGATGGTCAAGCTCGCGCTGGAGGCCGCCGAGGTCGCCGCCGAGGAGGGCCGCTCCCTCGAGGTGGTGGACCTGCGCTCGCTCTCGCCGATCGACTTCGACACCGTGCAGGCCTCGGTGGAGAAGACCGGCCGGCTGATCGTGGTGCACGAGGCGCCGGTCTTCACCGGCCCCGGGGCGGAGGTCGCGGCGCGCATCCAGGAGCGCTGCTTCTACTCCCTGGAGTCGCCCATCCTGCGGGTCGGCGGCTACCACGCGCCCTACCCGCCGGCCCGGGTGGAGGAGGAGTACCTCCCCAACATCGACCGGGTGCTGCTGGCCGTCGACCGCTCGCTCTCCTACTGA
- a CDS encoding NADPH-dependent F420 reductase gives MNVGIIGAGRLGTALAQVFTRAGHQVMVSGNQGPQALAPLVGELGANASAGTPQEAADFGDVVVLAVQWDQKESAAASIPSWQGRTVLVPLNPLRQNAAGGLEVADTDGVPPTETVARLLPGALVVKGFNTYLAQALTEDPAVDGGRRIVLLAGDHSGAKRKVADLADSAGFQAVDTGTLTEGAPLFDTGGPLNGLNRDLLAL, from the coding sequence ATGAACGTGGGAATCATTGGTGCCGGTCGTCTCGGCACGGCTCTGGCCCAGGTCTTCACCCGGGCGGGCCACCAGGTGATGGTGTCGGGCAACCAGGGGCCGCAGGCGCTGGCGCCGCTCGTCGGCGAGCTGGGGGCGAACGCCTCGGCCGGGACACCCCAGGAGGCCGCCGACTTCGGCGACGTCGTGGTGCTGGCCGTCCAGTGGGACCAGAAGGAGAGCGCCGCGGCCTCGATCCCCTCCTGGCAGGGCCGCACCGTCCTGGTGCCGCTCAACCCGCTGCGGCAGAACGCCGCCGGCGGCCTGGAGGTCGCCGACACCGACGGAGTGCCGCCCACCGAGACCGTCGCCCGGCTCCTGCCCGGCGCCCTCGTGGTCAAGGGCTTCAACACCTACCTGGCCCAGGCCCTGACCGAGGACCCCGCCGTGGACGGCGGCCGCCGGATCGTCCTGCTCGCCGGAGACCACTCCGGCGCCAAGCGCAAGGTCGCCGACCTCGCCGACAGCGCGGGCTTCCAAGCCGTCGACACCGGCACCCTCACCGAGGGCGCGCCCCTGTTCGACACCGGCGGCCCCCTCAACGGCCTGAACCGGGACCTCCTGGCCCTGTGA
- a CDS encoding STAS domain-containing protein yields MVHAPFPTAYVLTLRGTVDANAGEDLEADFARATSCGLRLIVDLGSLEHGDETLLGLLLDARPTGGLDLVGPLSPSLQRRLHTAGLADWFTIQPTLTAALHH; encoded by the coding sequence GTGGTCCACGCCCCCTTCCCCACCGCCTACGTCCTGACCCTGCGCGGCACCGTCGACGCGAACGCGGGCGAGGACCTCGAAGCCGACTTCGCCCGGGCCACCTCCTGTGGCCTGCGCCTGATCGTGGACCTCGGCTCCCTCGAACACGGCGACGAGACCCTGCTCGGCCTCCTCCTCGACGCCCGCCCCACCGGCGGCCTCGACCTCGTCGGCCCCCTCAGCCCCTCCCTCCAGCGCCGCCTGCACACCGCCGGCCTCGCCGACTGGTTCACCATCCAGCCCACCCTCACCGCCGCCCTCCACCACTGA
- the pdhA gene encoding pyruvate dehydrogenase (acetyl-transferring) E1 component subunit alpha yields the protein MVAQGKTGRSRPARGKAADSRARDPEMVQLLTPEGERVEDPRYSVDLSAEELRGLYRDMTMTRRFDTEAVTLQRQGELGLWAPMLGQEAAQIGSGRATRPDDYVFPCYREHGVAWTRGVDPLNLLGMFRGVNHGGWDPNENNFHLYTIVIGPPLLHATGYAMGIAKEGADAAVLSYFGDGASSQGDVAEAFTFASVYNAPIVFFCQNNQWAISTPTEKQTRTPIYRRAAGWDFEGVRVDGNDVLACLAVTRAALERARSGQGPMLIEAFTFRMGPHATSDDPTRYRESSLRQEWEAKDPIRRLRTYLTQSGQADEEYFAQVDREAEELAARVREGVRSMPDPDADAIFAHVYAGPHALVDEERTEFAAYQAAFEEGN from the coding sequence GTGGTAGCACAGGGCAAGACGGGCAGGTCCCGGCCCGCTCGGGGGAAGGCGGCCGACAGCAGGGCCCGCGACCCCGAGATGGTTCAACTCCTCACCCCCGAGGGCGAACGGGTCGAGGACCCCCGGTACTCGGTGGACCTGTCGGCGGAGGAACTGCGCGGACTGTACCGGGACATGACGATGACCCGGCGGTTCGACACCGAAGCGGTCACCTTGCAGCGCCAGGGCGAACTGGGCCTGTGGGCCCCGATGCTCGGCCAGGAGGCCGCCCAGATCGGCTCGGGCCGGGCGACCCGGCCGGACGACTACGTCTTCCCCTGCTACCGCGAGCACGGCGTGGCCTGGACCCGCGGCGTCGACCCGCTGAACCTGCTCGGCATGTTCCGCGGCGTGAACCACGGCGGCTGGGACCCGAACGAGAACAACTTCCACCTCTACACCATCGTGATCGGCCCCCCGCTGCTGCACGCCACCGGCTACGCGATGGGCATCGCGAAGGAGGGCGCGGATGCCGCGGTGCTCTCCTACTTCGGCGACGGCGCCTCCAGCCAGGGCGACGTGGCCGAGGCCTTCACCTTCGCCTCGGTCTACAACGCCCCGATCGTGTTCTTCTGCCAGAACAACCAGTGGGCGATCTCCACCCCCACCGAGAAGCAGACCCGCACGCCGATCTACCGGCGCGCCGCGGGCTGGGACTTCGAGGGCGTCCGGGTGGACGGCAACGACGTGCTGGCCTGCCTCGCAGTCACCCGGGCCGCGCTGGAGCGGGCCCGCTCCGGCCAGGGCCCGATGCTGATCGAGGCGTTCACCTTCCGGATGGGGCCGCACGCCACCTCCGACGACCCCACCCGCTACCGGGAGAGCTCGCTGCGGCAGGAGTGGGAGGCCAAGGACCCGATCCGCCGCCTGCGCACCTACCTCACCCAGAGCGGCCAGGCCGACGAGGAGTACTTCGCGCAGGTCGACCGGGAGGCCGAGGAGCTGGCCGCGCGGGTCCGCGAGGGCGTCCGCAGCATGCCCGACCCGGACGCCGACGCGATCTTCGCGCACGTCTACGCCGGACCGCACGCCCTCGTCGACGAGGAGCGGACCGAATTCGCCGCGTACCAGGCCGCGTTCGAGGAGGGGAACTGA
- a CDS encoding Fe(II)-2OG oxygenase family protein: MQPLYTMTDAEREELFAVLATVDKQPYRDYLAFSAAVHDLIDRGEVPAFFTEVCERIRLDRESGTAVAHVLRNCPLDREIPELDLDDPIADKHAKKTTFVSEAFLALFGHLVRTPLLSYGTRFNGDFFVDVIAINRYSGLQTGFSDSELVFHNDRTAHPVRADYISLLGMRCPDRDYIYTGFVDGRKLLANLTPEQQDVLRQPYFITPYDVLSRDNNGALSVSDVHAVLENEHSFRYLDTTTTVTPDAPPQAIVALLALKNALVRADKTRHRILTGDLFTFANQDGLHSRDKMEINDPEAARRRWLLKSYAFRDQAAADRHTDRWIDGVPGRVGDGA; the protein is encoded by the coding sequence ATGCAACCGCTGTACACGATGACCGACGCCGAACGCGAGGAGCTGTTCGCGGTCCTGGCCACCGTCGACAAGCAGCCGTACCGCGACTATCTCGCCTTCTCCGCCGCCGTGCACGACCTGATCGACCGCGGCGAGGTGCCGGCCTTCTTCACCGAGGTCTGCGAGCGCATCCGGCTCGACCGGGAATCCGGCACCGCGGTCGCCCACGTCCTGCGCAACTGCCCGCTCGACCGGGAGATACCCGAGCTCGACCTGGACGACCCGATCGCGGACAAGCACGCGAAGAAGACCACCTTCGTCTCCGAGGCGTTCCTGGCGCTGTTCGGCCACCTGGTGCGCACGCCGCTGCTCTCCTACGGCACCCGCTTCAACGGCGACTTCTTCGTCGACGTGATCGCCATCAACCGCTACAGCGGCCTGCAGACCGGCTTCAGCGACAGCGAGCTGGTCTTCCACAACGACCGCACCGCGCACCCGGTCCGCGCCGACTACATCTCCCTGCTCGGCATGCGCTGCCCCGACCGCGACTACATCTACACCGGCTTCGTCGACGGCCGGAAGCTGCTGGCGAACCTCACCCCGGAGCAGCAGGACGTGCTGCGGCAGCCGTACTTCATCACCCCGTACGACGTGCTCTCCCGCGACAACAACGGCGCCCTGTCCGTCTCGGACGTGCACGCGGTCCTGGAGAACGAGCACAGCTTCCGCTACCTCGACACCACCACGACCGTCACCCCCGACGCCCCGCCGCAGGCCATCGTGGCCCTGCTGGCCCTGAAGAACGCGCTGGTCCGCGCGGACAAGACCCGGCACCGCATCCTCACCGGCGACCTGTTCACCTTCGCCAACCAGGACGGCCTGCACAGCCGGGACAAGATGGAGATCAACGACCCCGAGGCCGCCCGCCGCCGCTGGCTGCTCAAGTCCTACGCCTTCCGCGACCAGGCCGCCGCCGACCGGCACACCGACCGCTGGATCGACGGCGTGCCCGGCCGGGTCGGCGACGGCGCCTGA
- a CDS encoding glycosyltransferase family 2 protein produces MGVTLGVVVLTMGNRPAELVALLESVRAQEGSESGVRTVVLGQGAELPELPEWVDAVELPENLGIPGGRNAGVERLRELGGMDVLVVLDDDGLLPRTDTFRLVREAFEQDPRLGIVSFRIADETGFTQRRHVPRLGTSDPMQSGPVTTFLGGGHAIRMAVVDQVGLFPAEFFYAHEETDFAWRALDAGWRIDYRADLVLQHPRTDPARHASYYRMTARNRVWLAKRHLPAPLVPVYLASWIGYTLLRRPPVDGLKAWWGGFFEGVRVACPPRRPMRWSTVRRMAQLGRPPIF; encoded by the coding sequence ATGGGCGTCACGTTGGGCGTGGTGGTGCTGACGATGGGGAACCGGCCCGCCGAGCTGGTGGCGCTGCTGGAGTCGGTGCGGGCGCAGGAGGGTTCCGAGTCCGGGGTGCGCACGGTGGTGCTCGGGCAGGGCGCCGAGCTGCCCGAACTCCCTGAGTGGGTGGACGCGGTGGAGCTGCCGGAGAACCTGGGCATCCCGGGCGGGCGCAACGCCGGCGTGGAGCGGCTGCGCGAACTCGGCGGCATGGACGTGCTGGTGGTGCTGGACGACGACGGGCTGCTGCCCAGGACGGATACCTTCCGGCTGGTCCGGGAGGCGTTCGAGCAGGACCCGCGGCTGGGCATCGTCTCGTTCCGGATCGCGGACGAGACCGGGTTCACCCAGCGCCGCCACGTCCCCCGCCTGGGCACGTCCGACCCGATGCAGTCCGGGCCGGTGACCACGTTCCTCGGCGGCGGCCACGCCATCCGGATGGCCGTGGTCGACCAGGTCGGGCTGTTCCCGGCGGAGTTCTTCTACGCGCACGAGGAGACCGACTTCGCCTGGCGGGCGCTGGACGCCGGATGGCGCATCGACTACCGCGCCGACCTGGTGCTCCAGCACCCGCGCACCGACCCGGCCCGGCACGCCTCCTACTACCGGATGACCGCCCGCAACCGGGTCTGGCTGGCCAAGCGCCACCTCCCGGCACCGCTGGTGCCGGTCTACCTCGCTTCCTGGATCGGCTACACCCTGCTGCGCCGCCCGCCGGTGGACGGCCTGAAGGCGTGGTGGGGCGGCTTCTTCGAGGGGGTGCGGGTGGCCTGCCCGCCGCGCCGGCCGATGCGGTGGAGCACGGTGCGGCGGATGGCGCAGCTGGGCCGACCGCCGATCTTCTGA
- a CDS encoding PP2C family protein-serine/threonine phosphatase, with protein sequence MKTAGIKGRREVVAVEYRSGVRADGLPAALSDPARLRAVAATGLMDTGPEEVFDDLASLAGRITGAGRAFVTLVDAERSFWKACVGVDLPDLADRQGPLSESYCPFVVGSGEPFVVADAAHDPRTADHPATTPMAIGAWAGQPLLDADGHVLGTLCVIDTEARAWSDADLITLATLARSVSAEIHLRQALAAARAAHRRSADLAHTLQAGLLPNALRTVAGLEAAASYLPASRRDDRTDIEVGGDFYDLFPTHANNWAAVMGDVCGKGVQAAQLGSMARHTIRADATDTRTPAHLLGRLHNAMAAQDADRFLTCAYAAFHLTETGAAGTLALGGHPPALIRRTDGSVEQLGEPGTVIGVLPAPDVHFTDVPFTLAPGDLLLLYTDGAIEARPRPGTHPDQAGAIFGEADLAQSLAGTRHLDAAATIAHLTAVLENQHGGWSSDDTALLALRIDLDGLAR encoded by the coding sequence TTGAAGACGGCAGGCATCAAGGGACGGCGGGAGGTGGTGGCGGTGGAGTACCGGAGCGGGGTGCGGGCGGACGGCCTCCCCGCGGCGCTTTCGGACCCGGCGCGGCTGCGGGCGGTGGCGGCGACCGGGCTGATGGACACCGGGCCGGAGGAGGTCTTCGACGACCTCGCCTCGCTGGCCGGCCGGATCACCGGCGCGGGCCGGGCGTTCGTCACCCTGGTCGACGCCGAACGTTCGTTCTGGAAGGCGTGCGTCGGCGTGGACCTGCCCGACCTCGCCGACCGGCAGGGCCCGCTGAGCGAGAGCTACTGCCCCTTCGTGGTCGGCAGCGGCGAGCCGTTCGTCGTCGCCGACGCCGCCCACGATCCGCGCACCGCCGACCACCCCGCCACCACCCCGATGGCGATCGGCGCCTGGGCCGGTCAGCCCCTGCTGGATGCCGACGGGCACGTGCTGGGCACGCTGTGCGTGATCGACACCGAGGCCCGCGCCTGGTCGGACGCCGACCTCATCACCCTGGCGACGCTGGCCCGCTCGGTCTCCGCGGAGATCCACCTTCGCCAGGCCCTCGCCGCCGCCCGGGCCGCGCACCGGCGCTCCGCCGACCTCGCCCACACCCTCCAGGCCGGCCTGCTCCCGAACGCGCTGCGCACCGTGGCCGGGCTGGAAGCCGCCGCCTCCTACCTGCCCGCCTCCCGCCGCGACGACCGCACCGACATCGAGGTCGGCGGCGACTTCTACGACCTCTTCCCCACCCACGCGAACAACTGGGCCGCCGTGATGGGCGACGTCTGCGGCAAAGGCGTCCAAGCTGCCCAACTCGGCTCCATGGCCCGCCACACCATCCGCGCCGACGCCACCGACACCCGCACCCCCGCCCACCTCCTGGGACGCCTGCACAACGCCATGGCCGCCCAGGACGCCGACCGCTTCCTCACCTGCGCCTACGCCGCCTTCCACCTCACCGAGACCGGCGCCGCCGGCACCCTCGCCCTCGGCGGCCACCCCCCGGCCCTGATCCGCCGCACCGACGGCAGCGTCGAACAGCTCGGCGAACCGGGCACCGTGATCGGCGTCCTGCCCGCACCCGACGTCCACTTCACCGACGTCCCCTTCACCCTCGCACCCGGCGACCTGCTGCTCCTCTACACCGACGGCGCGATCGAGGCCCGCCCCCGGCCCGGCACCCACCCCGACCAGGCGGGCGCCATCTTCGGCGAGGCCGACCTCGCCCAGTCCCTGGCCGGCACCCGCCACCTGGACGCCGCCGCCACCATCGCCCACCTCACCGCCGTCCTGGAGAACCAGCACGGCGGCTGGTCCAGCGACGACACCGCCCTGCTCGCTCTGCGCATCGACCTCGACGGCCTGGCCCGGTGA
- a CDS encoding dihydrolipoamide acetyltransferase family protein produces MTKTTQRFREFAMPDVGEGLAEAEILKWYVRVGDAVVDGQPVCEVETAKAAVELPIPFTGVVSELRHPEGSTVDVGAVIILVDTAPAATAPGADAPAADAPAPARQPVLVGYGVAPSGTARRRPQAERPQDGRRPAGGAPAGTARPERPRAKPPVRKLAKDLGIDLRTVPPTGVHGTVSREDVRAAAEAAVTAAATAVTTAVEAAPAAPAARAQAVPVAPGDRRVPVTGARLAAARAAVASAFTAPHVTEFATVDVTRTVKLADRMRRDPELAGLRVTPLLLVVRALLTAVRRHPEINAAWDEERQEIVHRRAVNLGLVLGSPDGQVVPNVKDAQARTLPELAGALEELAEAAREGRTDPADLLGGTVTVSDLGAFGVDTGTPILSPGESAVLAVGAIRLRPRVHKGAVVPRQVVTLALSFDHRLVDGELGSRVLADVAAVLEHPKRLITWG; encoded by the coding sequence ATGACGAAGACCACCCAGCGCTTCCGCGAGTTCGCGATGCCCGACGTCGGCGAGGGCCTCGCCGAGGCGGAGATCCTCAAGTGGTACGTCCGGGTCGGTGACGCCGTGGTCGACGGCCAGCCGGTCTGCGAGGTGGAGACCGCCAAGGCGGCGGTCGAACTGCCCATCCCCTTCACCGGCGTGGTCAGCGAGCTGCGCCACCCGGAGGGCAGCACGGTCGACGTCGGCGCGGTGATCATCCTGGTGGACACCGCGCCCGCGGCGACCGCCCCGGGCGCCGACGCTCCGGCCGCCGACGCCCCGGCCCCGGCCCGGCAGCCGGTCCTGGTCGGCTACGGGGTCGCGCCCTCGGGGACCGCCCGGCGGCGCCCGCAGGCCGAACGCCCGCAGGACGGGCGGCGCCCGGCGGGCGGGGCCCCGGCGGGCACCGCGCGTCCGGAGCGGCCCCGGGCCAAGCCCCCGGTCCGCAAGCTCGCCAAGGACCTCGGGATCGACCTGCGGACGGTGCCCCCGACCGGCGTCCACGGGACGGTCAGCCGGGAGGACGTGCGGGCGGCGGCCGAGGCCGCCGTCACCGCCGCCGCCACGGCCGTCACCACCGCCGTCGAGGCGGCTCCGGCCGCTCCGGCGGCCCGGGCCCAGGCCGTCCCGGTGGCGCCCGGCGACCGCCGGGTGCCGGTGACGGGTGCCCGCCTGGCCGCGGCGCGGGCGGCGGTCGCCAGCGCCTTCACGGCCCCGCACGTCACCGAGTTCGCCACGGTCGACGTGACCCGGACGGTGAAGCTGGCCGACCGGATGCGGCGGGACCCGGAGCTGGCCGGGCTGCGGGTGACGCCGCTGCTGCTGGTGGTGCGGGCGCTGCTGACCGCGGTGCGCCGCCACCCGGAGATCAACGCCGCCTGGGACGAGGAGCGCCAGGAGATCGTCCACCGGCGGGCGGTCAACCTGGGCCTCGTGCTCGGCTCGCCGGACGGCCAGGTGGTCCCGAACGTCAAGGACGCCCAGGCCAGGACGCTGCCCGAGCTGGCGGGGGCGCTGGAGGAGCTGGCCGAGGCGGCCCGCGAGGGCCGCACCGATCCGGCGGACCTGCTCGGCGGCACCGTCACGGTCTCCGACCTCGGGGCCTTCGGCGTCGACACCGGCACCCCGATCCTGAGCCCCGGGGAGTCGGCCGTCCTGGCGGTCGGCGCGATCCGGCTCCGGCCCCGGGTGCACAAGGGCGCGGTGGTGCCCCGGCAGGTCGTCACGCTGGCGCTCTCCTTCGACCACCGGCTGGTCGACGGCGAGCTGGGTTCCAGGGTGCTGGCGGACGTGGCCGCCGTCCTGGAGCACCCGAAGCGCCTGATCACCTGGGGCTGA
- a CDS encoding response regulator transcription factor — MTTVAEPPVAAPRADDDWVVDVEQFEPRTSVLLADHDPISRRVLGTVLRDAAQLDYLRCVDSHRPIHEWSRLALADVVVLVVGPQDEPWSVVRQLVGCQVKVLLIGTDWSRWRVDAAFAAGATGCLVKDTEIARLASATRAVASGHVVLSPQVLAQVLETRRLSSVGSPSGPAPGEPRPPGTENPDRLLRCLTKREREVLELLADGRSTAEAAGVLKLSAATVKSHVSHALAKLGVRNRLEAVLLMQRGRAARQARLQAPPDRAQGA; from the coding sequence ATGACGACGGTGGCCGAGCCGCCGGTGGCGGCCCCGCGGGCCGATGACGACTGGGTGGTCGACGTCGAGCAGTTCGAGCCGAGAACGAGCGTACTGCTGGCGGATCACGACCCGATCTCGCGCCGGGTGCTCGGGACGGTGTTGCGGGACGCCGCGCAACTGGACTACCTGCGGTGCGTGGACAGCCACCGGCCGATCCACGAGTGGTCCCGGCTGGCGCTGGCCGACGTGGTGGTGCTGGTGGTCGGCCCGCAGGACGAACCCTGGTCGGTGGTGCGGCAGTTGGTCGGGTGTCAGGTCAAGGTGCTGCTGATCGGCACGGACTGGAGCCGGTGGCGGGTGGACGCGGCGTTCGCCGCCGGGGCCACCGGGTGCCTGGTCAAGGACACCGAGATCGCCCGGCTGGCCAGCGCGACCCGGGCGGTGGCGTCCGGGCACGTGGTGCTCTCCCCGCAGGTGCTCGCGCAGGTGCTGGAGACCCGGCGGCTGTCCTCGGTCGGGTCGCCGTCCGGCCCGGCGCCGGGGGAGCCGCGACCGCCCGGGACGGAGAACCCGGACCGGCTGCTGCGCTGCCTCACCAAGCGCGAGCGCGAGGTGCTGGAGCTGCTGGCCGACGGCCGGTCCACGGCGGAGGCGGCCGGGGTGCTGAAGCTCTCCGCGGCCACCGTGAAGAGCCATGTCTCGCACGCGCTGGCGAAGTTGGGGGTGCGCAACCGGCTGGAGGCGGTGCTGCTGATGCAGCGCGGCCGGGCGGCCCGGCAGGCACGGTTGCAGGCCCCGCCGGACCGGGCGCAGGGTGCCTGA
- a CDS encoding (R)-mandelonitrile lyase has protein sequence MEFVTPGPTSKGPRDRFNGDVWFDAIRVGREPSRLCASMVRFAPGARTAWHHHAVGQTLHVVAGVALIGTRDGTVFEAHPGETVTCPPGEEHWHGAAPDRFMQHLALWDATAPDDDRPEITWLEHVTDEQYGAERTRSR, from the coding sequence GTGGAGTTCGTCACCCCTGGGCCCACGAGCAAGGGCCCCCGGGACCGTTTCAACGGTGATGTCTGGTTCGACGCCATCCGGGTCGGCCGGGAGCCGTCCCGGCTGTGCGCCAGCATGGTCCGTTTCGCCCCCGGTGCGCGCACCGCCTGGCACCACCACGCCGTTGGGCAGACCCTCCACGTCGTCGCCGGCGTCGCCCTGATCGGCACGCGTGACGGCACCGTCTTCGAAGCCCACCCCGGGGAGACCGTCACCTGCCCGCCCGGCGAGGAGCACTGGCACGGCGCCGCTCCCGACCGCTTCATGCAGCACCTCGCCCTGTGGGACGCCACCGCCCCCGACGACGACCGACCCGAGATCACCTGGCTCGAACACGTCACTGACGAGCAGTACGGCGCCGAACGCACCCGCAGCCGCTGA
- a CDS encoding cupin domain-containing protein: MTDNALADSAVAENGLAECLPVLFTELAGGRFDFQELEFEPLLTDGRVGAEIHRLYTTEQTGPAGPAAAIVRYLPGAAAKPHRHPGYELIYICSGQLETDEGVYPANSLLVMKPDSVHAPRSANGCIALVVWEQPVQPV; the protein is encoded by the coding sequence ATGACCGACAACGCCCTCGCCGACAGCGCCGTGGCCGAGAACGGGCTGGCCGAGTGCCTGCCGGTGCTGTTCACCGAGCTGGCCGGCGGCAGGTTCGACTTCCAGGAGCTGGAGTTCGAGCCGCTGCTCACCGACGGCCGGGTGGGCGCCGAGATCCACCGCCTCTACACCACCGAGCAGACCGGCCCGGCCGGCCCGGCCGCCGCGATCGTCCGCTACCTGCCGGGCGCCGCGGCCAAGCCGCACCGCCACCCGGGCTACGAGCTGATCTACATCTGCAGCGGCCAGCTGGAGACCGACGAGGGCGTCTACCCGGCGAACAGCCTGCTGGTGATGAAGCCGGACAGCGTCCACGCCCCGCGCAGCGCCAACGGCTGCATCGCCCTGGTGGTGTGGGAGCAGCCCGTCCAGCCGGTCTGA